AGGTTGGTCCGGACCGGCGGTTTGGCGAAACGCTAGAACAGCAGGAAGAACGCCACGGACGCGAAGCCGAGCAAGCCCGACACTCCGAGGTCGCACGCGCCCACGTCGACGGTGCTGACCGCGAAGCCTCGGCTCGCCAGCTCACCGACGCGGAAACCGAACGGGCTGACGGGTTCCGCTCCCCGGCTGACCCCCGGCAGTGGATGGACCGCGACACGCTGGCGCGAGTCAACCAGCAAGCCGCGACGCTGGCAGACAAGACCAGTCTGTCGCAGGCGGCGGCAAGCCGCCGACTCGCCGCCCTTGTGTCCGGGCAGATGGGCGACTGTAACAGCCTGTATGAGGCTTCCTTTACCGTCTTGGACGAGGCCCAGAACGACCTGCAAGTACCCACGCCTATCGCGGATGTCTCGCCCTACGGCTACGAGTGTACGGTCGAGGGCGAAGTGACCCACATCATCGCGGAGCCAGACGCTCGGAACCAGTACCAAGTCCTCTATATCGAGGACGACAAGGGAACGAGCGCGAAGGTCACGGTCTGGGGCAAGTCCATGCATGGCGGCGAGATGGTGCGCACGCTCCACGAAGGCGACAGAGTTCGGATTTCCGGGGGCAAGCCCGACGACTACAACGGTATCAAGACGGTGGCGGTCACGAGCGACACGCTCATGTGCATCATCGAGCGCGGCGACGGTCCCGCGCCCACCGGACACGGGAGTAGTATGTTCGGCTCCTCGGGTGATAGCCCGGCGGTGGCGTCGTGGGAGGCCGAATCAGACACCCATCAGTGGGCCAACGAGCGGGACACTGACCACGCGGTCGCCGTGACGCTCGGGAAGGCCCGCTGTCCCGAGTCCGGGTGTTCGGACCTGTTCGACACTGAGCATGGGGCCGCCACTCATCGCGGTATCGTCCACTCCGCAGACTGACGCCCGATAGCGAGGGGCGTCCCCACTGAGCGGGGGGCTTCCTCGGGCGGTGCGACGGTGCTCGCGCACGCGGCCTCGCCGCCGCCTCCGGCACAGCGGACGGCGGCGAGACAAGCGCGCGCACGGACTGGCACGCCACCGCACCAGCGCGTCAACGTGGGTCAGTCTGGTGGGGGCTGTGAGAGAGCCGATGTTCTGGTGTGTACGTGACCGTGGGCCAGCCGGCCCGGGAGCAACTGGGGCTGAGTGGCTGGTGGGTCGCGACAGCGCGCGACGCCAGCGGAGCGCTCCGCTCGGCGCATTCGCGCGCCTCACGCCGGTCCACTCGTGCCTGCAGTAGCGGGCGCGATCCCGGCCGGCAAAGAAGAGGAAACAAAGAAGCCGCATTTCTTGGCAGAGATGAATTACTGCGTTGTTTTCCCGCAGATACACTCATGTCCCTGTCGAGATCGCCCAGTAACGTATCTATGAATCTCAGTTGCGAGTTCGTACATCGCTTCGGCACGCGCTGCTGAGGCAAGCCCATCCTGATAGTAGGTTTTTGCTCGATGATCGCGCCAGAGATCTGCGAGGTCCGTGGCCATCGATTCTTCAAATACACCGGCCGCTGCTGCCTCCCGGTAGACCCCGGGATGCGTCCCGGGGAGGTCATCCGGCTGCATCGTTCCGCGTTCGAGGAGCCGAAATTCCACAGTTCGTTCGATGGCGACGAACGACGCTTCGATGACGAGCGTGTAGTAATTAGCGTTTTGGAGTGCCTCAGCGCCGGCAAGCAAGCGACAGGCCTTCCGCAATTGGAGGATGGCAGCGCCCTCGACATCTAGCCCGGTCTCGATTTCTGTTGGACGTCGGTCGAACGCGGCTTGCACGTTGTCGATGAGTTGCTCGATTCGCGTGCTACTCATCGGCGACGGCCTCCTTTCGGACTGAGTCGAGTTGGTCGCTGCCGTACACCGTGATACCCTCAGCGAAGATTTCACGGAGTTTTGACCCAGCTCTGTATGCGCTTTCCGCAGACTCAACATACGGTTCGAACGCGAACCGGTCACCGTCGAAGCGGTCGGACTGGAGCCCACCAACAACGTCGGTAATCCGTCGGCGGGCTGTCGTCCGGTCGCCATCGACGACGACGAAACAATCGATGTCGCTTTGCCGGTCAGCCTCACCCCGAGCAACGCTTCCAAAGACAACGATACCGAGTAGTTCGTCGACGTCGTCGGCGTCGGTAATCGCGGCTTGCACACGATCGATGAAGGCCCGGATCGGCGCATGGAACTCAGACTGCGGAATGGCGAGGATCGGGTCGTCTTTCTGGAGTCGATCTGGGTTGATCGTGATGTAGTTTCGTTGTGGCGTCTCTCGAATTTGTATGGCACCGATATTGTCGAGGAGGTCGACAGCCCGCCACACTGTCGAGCGGGTGACACCCGTGGCGTCGACGAGTTCGGGGATCGTAAACTCCGTATCGTGGGCGTCGACGAGCAGTCGTAGGATGTCGTCTGCGGCACTGATACGAAAGACATCGGTATCCGAGTCAGGATACGCATTGATGCACACCGTTATATCACGTTTCGCCATTTCAGACACTATCTGATTTTGTGCAACAGCATATAAATAGGTGGCGGCGTCAAGTAATAAGGCAGTATCCTATGCGAGTAATTCAAGCCCGCTGTCGGTTCCAGCGTCGTTGGCTCGACACTGATCAGGAGACGATGCGTGCTACTGCTCGGGCCTGTTTCAGACTAGGTAGGATCCAGCAGGGAGTACCGACTGCTAAACGACTCGACGAGAGCTTTGCGGGAGGGAGGGCAGATCGTCTGTGACATCATCCGACAATTCTCGGTCCGTTCCATGCTCACGTGAGATCTCATATCCCCACATCACACTTCACCCAGATTCTCGGTCTTCCGCATCAGATAGAGGAAGTACGGACCACCGACAAGTCCCGTAATGATACCCACCGGGAGCTGGATGGGGTTGAGCGCGAGGCGGGCACCGACATCAGCACCGACCAGTAGCGCCGGCCCAAGAAACAAACACCCGAGCAAGAGCCGCCGCGAGTCAGCACCAACGACGTTCCGGGCCATATGTGGGACGATGAGTCCGACGAAGCCGATGAGACCCGCGACCGCGATCGCCGCCGCCGTTGACAACACGGCGATACCGGCAACCGCGAATCGCATTTTCTCGACAGGCATACCGAGAGAGTTTGCGGTTTCCTCGCCGAGTGCGAGCACGTCCAGTTCCGCGGTCATCATGAACGCGAGTACGAGCGCCAGCACCGTGAACGGGAGCGCGATGCGGACCTCCGCCCAGTCGGTGTTCAGCAGCGATCCGGAGAGCCACGCCTGTGCAGACATCACGGTGTTGAGGTCGTCGATGAAGAAGAACAATGCCCGCTGGATGGACCCGAAGACAGTTCCGACGATAACACCTGCCAGTACCAGTCGAACAGGACTCGTACCGCTCTTCCACGCGATAACATACACTAGCAGGAACGCCCCTCCACCACCGAGTGCTGCGAGAACGGGTACAAGCGGAAGGAATTCAGAAAACGCCGTCAGTACGACCAACACGACGAGTCCGGCACCGTCGCTGATACCGAGAATGTAGGGACTTGCGAGCTCGTTCCGAGTGATAATCTGGAAGATGGCGCCCGAAACCGCGAGGTTTGCACCGACGAGCACGCCGACCAGAATACGCGGCAGGCGGATATTCCAGACGATGTGCTGTTGCTGAGTGAACCACTCGGGGATATCAGCGCCAAACAGGAATGCGTGCCACGCTTCCAGACTGAACAGGATTCTGGGGTCGAGGACTGCACCCCA
This DNA window, taken from Haloarcula taiwanensis, encodes the following:
- a CDS encoding DNA polymerase subunit beta, whose translation is MAKRDITVCINAYPDSDTDVFRISAADDILRLLVDAHDTEFTIPELVDATGVTRSTVWRAVDLLDNIGAIQIRETPQRNYITINPDRLQKDDPILAIPQSEFHAPIRAFIDRVQAAITDADDVDELLGIVVFGSVARGEADRQSDIDCFVVVDGDRTTARRRITDVVGGLQSDRFDGDRFAFEPYVESAESAYRAGSKLREIFAEGITVYGSDQLDSVRKEAVADE
- a CDS encoding ABC transporter permease yields the protein MAELFDRLADRKAAAKRWYADSALAGVVLGSITVLVGATLLQVSFGAFPLTLSEAWGAVLDPRILFSLEAWHAFLFGADIPEWFTQQQHIVWNIRLPRILVGVLVGANLAVSGAIFQIITRNELASPYILGISDGAGLVVLVVLTAFSEFLPLVPVLAALGGGGAFLLVYVIAWKSGTSPVRLVLAGVIVGTVFGSIQRALFFFIDDLNTVMSAQAWLSGSLLNTDWAEVRIALPFTVLALVLAFMMTAELDVLALGEETANSLGMPVEKMRFAVAGIAVLSTAAAIAVAGLIGFVGLIVPHMARNVVGADSRRLLLGCLFLGPALLVGADVGARLALNPIQLPVGIITGLVGGPYFLYLMRKTENLGEV